In the Portunus trituberculatus isolate SZX2019 chromosome 21, ASM1759143v1, whole genome shotgun sequence genome, one interval contains:
- the LOC123507093 gene encoding uncharacterized protein LOC123507093, with protein MALLSSSGKCGESGGGSPPPVRVLGSGGGGGNTDPLLSPALYCPVLPPWHLALLTHHALHARGLSAGTPAAYLPLPPMLASMPHAQSLHHHRAAQGLSSGGLLQSPMETLHAGLGRRDLPSPTKHTLTPPLPARRLAQPRRSFTIADLLGGGDDLQEDTRGASSSTSPPAGGHDASLMQTESVGGLYDDQHESPSSVHQQGEFPAASDPGSRFEWLQCTRYHPPKLPRVKAP; from the exons ATGGCGCTGCTCTCCTCCTCTGGGAAGTGTGGGGAGAGTGGGGGAGGGTCGCCGCCCCCCGTTCGAGTACTTGGAAGTGGCGGGGGCGGCGGCAATACGGATCCCCTGCTGTCGCCTgccctgtactgtcctgtcctgCCTCCCTGGCACCTCGCCCTGCTCACCCACCACGCCCTGCACGCCAGAG GACTATCAGCTGGGACCCCGGCCGCTTACCTGCCCCTCCCCCCCATGCTGGCCTCCATGCCCCACGCCCagagcctccaccaccacagggCCGCCCAGGGACTCTCCAGCGGTGGTCTTCTGCAG AGCCCTATGGAGACGCTACACGCAGGCCTTGGGAGACGTGACCTCCCTTCGCCAACCAAACACACGCTGACACCACCGCTGCCTGCCCGCCGCCTCGCACAGCCACGCCGCAGCTTCACCATTGCGGATTTGCTTGGAGGCGGCGATGATCTGCAGGAGGACACGAGGGGCGCTTCTTCCTCAACTTCACCCCCAGCAGGAGGCCACGACGCGTCCCTCATGCAGACGGAGAGTGTGGGCGGACTGTATGATGATCAGCACGAGTCTCCTTCGTCAGTGCACCAACAAGGAGAGTTTCCTGCAGCGTCAGATCCCGGGAGTCGCTTCGAATGGCTTCAATGTACGCGTTATCACCCGCCCAAGCTCCCGC